A stretch of Oreochromis aureus strain Israel breed Guangdong linkage group 11, ZZ_aureus, whole genome shotgun sequence DNA encodes these proteins:
- the LOC120442581 gene encoding C-type lectin BfL-2-like has protein sequence MLNSVSCDYQRYSICFDATKQGADQYILNTQGMVWTAARDYCRTNYTDLTSLRNDAEYQIVQEVASGYGVYVGLFRDPWEWSDQTDSSFRYWNPAETVWTGGTQNCVAMLKENSGKWGDRACTETHPFVCDCRNKLSFIKLRISPQDSMLDLNNPSVQADILEQMSQKLRSYNTTAVFHLKWRKKSDGRVFTKEP, from the exons ATGCTGAATAGTGTTTCCTGTGACTACCAACGGTATTCCATTTGCTTTGATG caacaaaacaagGTGCAGATCAGTACATCCTTAACACACAAGGCATGGTTTGGACTGCTGCTCGGGATTACTGCAGAACAAACTACACAGACCTGACCAGTCTAAGGAATGATGCTGAGTACCAGATAGTCCAGGAAGTAGCCAGTGGCTATGGAGTGTATGTTGGCCTCTTCAGAGACCCCTGGGAGTGGTCAGACCAGACTGACTCCTCATTTAGATACTGGAACCCAGCCGAGACTGTCTGGACTGGTGGCACCCAAAACTGTGTTGCTATGTTGAAGGAGAACTCTGGTAAATGGGGAGACAGGGCATGTACAGAAACACATCCATTCGTCTGTGACTGCA GGAACAAGCTGAGTTTCATTAAACTGAGGATCAGCCCACAGGACTCAATGTTGGATCTAAATAACCCTTCGGTGCAAGCAGACATCTTGGAGCAA ATGAGCCAGAAGCTAAGGAGTTATAACACGACTGCTGTTTTTCATCTAAAGTggagaaaaaaatctgatggAAGAGTTTTTACCAAGGAGCCTTGA